The Vibrio ishigakensis genome has a window encoding:
- a CDS encoding polysaccharide deacetylase family protein, with protein MKVVQCWDDGLVSDIQLIDILKKYDAKATFNISAGLNQTSRQALWCYEGTDVVALARGELRDVYTGFDIANHSLSHPNLTTLSEEDAYYQISENKRVLEYIFGREIKGFCYPFGGADEKVRDIVAQCGHTYARTTERQDSQQFGDDKFLLKPNCHFLDPDFWDLYEKAKEEGVFYFWGHTYEMKNDAMWLDFEEKIKRITEDEDSEWDSVFNLY; from the coding sequence ATGAAAGTTGTACAGTGTTGGGATGATGGATTAGTTAGCGATATACAACTGATTGATATTCTCAAGAAATATGATGCGAAAGCGACATTTAATATAAGTGCCGGATTGAACCAGACTTCGAGACAAGCGTTATGGTGTTATGAAGGCACGGATGTTGTTGCCCTTGCCAGAGGTGAGCTTCGAGACGTATATACAGGTTTCGATATTGCCAATCACTCATTATCTCACCCAAACCTAACCACCCTTTCAGAAGAGGACGCTTATTATCAGATATCTGAGAATAAGCGCGTGCTTGAATATATATTCGGCCGAGAAATAAAAGGATTTTGCTACCCCTTCGGTGGTGCGGATGAAAAGGTTAGGGATATAGTGGCGCAATGCGGTCATACCTATGCACGAACAACTGAACGACAAGATTCTCAACAATTTGGCGATGATAAGTTTTTACTAAAACCTAACTGTCATTTCTTAGACCCTGATTTTTGGGACCTGTATGAGAAGGCCAAGGAAGAGGGCGTGTTTTATTTCTGGGGGCATACCTACGAAATGAAAAATGACGCTATGTGGCTTGATTTTGAAGAAAAAATCAAAAGAATAACGGAAGACGAAGATTCTGAGTGGGATTCGGTCTTTAACCTCTACTAA
- a CDS encoding MGH1-like glycoside hydrolase domain-containing protein, translating into MAFIEKNHDLNLPDWGPYSKKYAGVAHIANPERGLRFDVSILPGHYRRQMLVPNEKWASAHHAWEASPYLEYYSYRYEIEWKDKLYCDVSVSEAGDNARLIRAEYVNNTDEMQNLMLHLAANLNFPALPGQPDVELNMAKVSLPKGAVWLDAIEYSDLTFAKPEMKDINTEDGRLRGEVRVHGVVGGSAVGGGFGAHEGDIATYKFTLDSAISEATLVVRYAAKGTASRFNLSGDASAAIELPDTKGKFTLVSVPLGALDAGDNTLTLCATGEGALTLDGLVVCDSQASSEVVFEDEVRHHKPSIEQVADNAVILKYEDSDYYYALAWRHENSWVREVFSNELDSTLRLYVPNNYASVLVPYNYEGIADEEAEELGHFTNAFMRPVMVNPNGSKVVYSQVSCGEREKVTQDIQAFLAAEEQALEEVYQAARDKRVKPKVLNSGETYRFSQERMAATELLNIVYPVYTRKQYIRHNTPGKWWDSLYTWDSGFMGMALLEYDVDRSIDNLNTYLVPENDTHCAWVAHGSPIPTQFFQFQEIWNKTSDRDFLKQVYASLKHYYLFLAGRSEGSNTTNMKSRMVRTWDVYRWDSGGWDDYPPQLHTIHNELFDTVVPTANTAYMIRGAKILAMAAQELGLESDLALYQEDVEKFSEALQVHAWDEEVGYFSYVTHDERGNPTGPLRHTDGTNYNMGLDGVMPLMAGTCSEEQQAQFLERLQSQDNFWTDIGITSVDKSAPYYKADGYWNGAVWMPHQWFFWKTALDLGEVELAHKIASTALNLWKKEVENSYYCFEHFIVESQRGAGWHQFGGLSSPVVAWYSAYHKLGKLSAGFDVWVKTQTQNDDCSYFEAELALNAKPQSATLLLNLKEDQEYQATWNGDDIPLAVLESGTLQLSLPQGAEQGQLIVKTRS; encoded by the coding sequence ATGGCGTTTATTGAAAAGAATCATGACCTTAATCTTCCTGATTGGGGGCCTTACTCAAAGAAGTACGCGGGTGTTGCTCACATCGCAAACCCTGAGCGCGGCCTGCGCTTTGATGTTTCTATTTTACCTGGCCACTACCGTCGCCAGATGTTGGTACCCAATGAAAAATGGGCATCGGCCCATCATGCGTGGGAAGCCTCACCGTATCTAGAGTACTATTCCTACCGCTATGAGATTGAGTGGAAGGACAAGCTTTATTGTGACGTATCGGTGTCGGAAGCGGGTGATAACGCGCGCCTGATCCGTGCAGAATACGTGAATAACACCGATGAGATGCAGAACCTGATGCTGCATTTGGCGGCAAACCTGAACTTCCCTGCGTTGCCGGGTCAGCCTGATGTTGAACTGAACATGGCTAAGGTGTCGCTGCCTAAAGGCGCTGTTTGGCTTGATGCTATCGAATACAGTGACCTGACATTCGCTAAGCCAGAGATGAAGGACATCAATACCGAAGATGGTCGTTTGCGTGGTGAGGTACGGGTTCACGGCGTGGTTGGCGGCAGCGCAGTAGGTGGCGGCTTTGGTGCCCATGAGGGTGATATCGCGACATACAAGTTTACTCTAGATAGTGCTATCTCAGAGGCAACACTGGTGGTTCGTTATGCCGCTAAAGGCACAGCGAGTCGATTCAATTTGAGCGGCGACGCTTCTGCTGCCATAGAGCTGCCAGATACCAAGGGCAAGTTCACTTTGGTCAGCGTGCCTCTAGGCGCATTGGATGCAGGTGACAATACCCTGACCCTGTGTGCGACCGGTGAGGGAGCGCTTACTCTGGATGGTTTGGTGGTGTGCGATAGCCAAGCATCAAGCGAGGTAGTGTTTGAGGATGAGGTTCGTCATCACAAACCAAGTATTGAGCAGGTTGCCGATAACGCAGTGATTCTGAAGTACGAAGATTCAGACTACTACTATGCACTGGCATGGCGTCACGAAAATAGCTGGGTGCGCGAGGTATTCAGTAACGAGCTAGACAGCACCTTGCGTCTGTATGTGCCGAACAACTATGCAAGCGTGTTGGTTCCTTATAACTATGAGGGCATTGCCGATGAAGAGGCGGAAGAGCTAGGCCACTTTACCAACGCCTTTATGCGTCCTGTGATGGTTAACCCGAATGGCTCCAAGGTGGTTTACTCGCAAGTTTCTTGTGGTGAGAGGGAGAAGGTTACCCAAGACATTCAGGCCTTCCTAGCAGCAGAAGAGCAAGCACTGGAAGAGGTATATCAGGCCGCTCGTGATAAGCGCGTGAAGCCTAAAGTGTTAAACAGTGGCGAAACCTATCGATTTAGCCAAGAGAGAATGGCGGCTACTGAGCTTTTGAATATCGTTTACCCGGTTTATACCCGTAAGCAATATATTCGCCACAACACACCGGGTAAGTGGTGGGATTCTCTGTACACTTGGGATTCTGGTTTCATGGGCATGGCGCTGCTTGAGTATGACGTAGACCGTTCCATCGATAACCTGAATACCTATCTGGTACCAGAGAACGACACTCACTGTGCTTGGGTTGCCCACGGCAGTCCTATCCCAACTCAGTTCTTCCAGTTTCAAGAGATTTGGAACAAGACCAGTGACCGTGACTTCTTAAAACAAGTGTACGCGAGCCTGAAACATTACTACCTCTTCCTAGCGGGTCGCAGTGAGGGTTCAAACACCACCAATATGAAATCTCGTATGGTGAGAACCTGGGATGTGTACCGTTGGGACTCAGGTGGCTGGGATGATTATCCACCACAACTGCATACTATTCATAATGAGTTGTTCGATACAGTTGTTCCGACCGCGAATACCGCCTATATGATTCGTGGCGCTAAGATCCTTGCCATGGCAGCTCAAGAGCTAGGCCTAGAGAGTGATTTAGCCCTGTATCAAGAAGATGTGGAGAAGTTCTCTGAGGCACTTCAGGTTCATGCTTGGGACGAAGAGGTGGGCTATTTTAGCTACGTGACTCACGATGAGCGGGGCAATCCGACCGGGCCGCTGCGTCACACTGATGGCACTAACTACAACATGGGCTTAGATGGTGTAATGCCACTGATGGCGGGTACGTGTAGCGAAGAACAACAAGCTCAGTTCCTAGAAAGACTGCAATCCCAAGACAACTTCTGGACCGACATAGGCATCACGTCCGTAGATAAATCGGCGCCTTATTACAAGGCAGATGGTTATTGGAACGGGGCTGTATGGATGCCACACCAATGGTTCTTCTGGAAAACGGCCTTGGATCTTGGAGAGGTTGAACTTGCGCACAAGATTGCGAGCACCGCCTTGAATCTATGGAAGAAAGAAGTGGAAAATTCATATTACTGTTTTGAACACTTTATCGTTGAGTCTCAAAGAGGTGCGGGTTGGCATCAGTTTGGTGGCCTATCTTCACCTGTGGTGGCGTGGTACTCGGCGTATCACAAGCTAGGTAAGCTGAGTGCGGGCTTTGATGTCTGGGTTAAGACTCAGACCCAGAACGACGATTGCAGCTACTTTGAAGCGGAACTGGCGCTAAATGCTAAACCACAAAGTGCCACGCTTCTGCTCAACCTAAAAGAGGATCAAGAGTATCAGGCAACATGGAATGGTGATGATATTCCTCTCGCGGTTCTTGAGAGTGGCACCTTGCAGCTCAGCCTGCCACAAGGCGCTGAACAAGGACAATTGATAGTGAAAACACGTTCTTAA
- a CDS encoding AGE family epimerase/isomerase has product MNTTISQLAKKCRSWLTEQALPFWSERGFDSSTGIFAEEFEYKTGESLASRNRFRVQARQAFVFAHAEQLGLFNQAKAADTAIAKGFDQFKNDAGEFIFCINSEENAKDDVNAYEHAFALLAYAWHYKVSGSAASLEQMENTYNWINTVLKDEQNLGLFYSRTEREFKSQNPHMHLFEALMSCYEVTQDSKWLARAEEIYQLFNNYFLEDDKMREFFDMEMGTSHPACQHIDPGHHYEWIWLLNHYAHLSGKSLGHQMKALESFVKPNGQNANGLVRDEMHQDWSEYRNTSRLWCQTEYLKAQIALFEQTQDESYIPEIEGAVNRIFDVYFAPAFPGGWVDQVDEHGAHVSKTAPASTFYHIYVAFTELLRLSNSMKKETIPSFNFVTGKIDGENVIAKSTILSSLEGIFSDTEAFAKLDPNKVIYNVEMVAAEEKNGELHFGVSHIEPGTVGNEFHITRGHIHKVEEQAEYYFGIAGNGLLLLQDEAGEVTYQDVYPGSVNYITGHVAHRLVNIGDEKLSVMAVWPAIAGHNYAFNNGEGFNARVFKTETGYEIK; this is encoded by the coding sequence ATGAACACTACAATTTCACAACTGGCTAAAAAATGCCGCTCTTGGTTAACCGAACAGGCGCTGCCGTTCTGGTCTGAGCGTGGCTTTGATTCGTCAACCGGCATTTTTGCCGAAGAGTTTGAGTACAAAACGGGTGAATCCCTGGCTTCTCGTAACCGCTTTCGCGTGCAAGCTCGTCAGGCTTTCGTATTCGCTCACGCTGAGCAACTAGGTCTATTTAACCAAGCCAAGGCAGCGGATACCGCTATCGCTAAAGGCTTCGACCAATTCAAGAATGATGCAGGTGAGTTCATTTTCTGCATCAACAGTGAAGAGAACGCGAAAGATGATGTAAATGCTTATGAGCATGCGTTCGCGCTGCTTGCCTATGCGTGGCACTACAAGGTATCAGGTAGCGCAGCCTCTCTAGAGCAGATGGAGAATACCTATAACTGGATTAACACCGTACTCAAAGATGAGCAAAATCTGGGCCTTTTCTATTCACGCACCGAGCGTGAGTTCAAATCTCAGAACCCGCACATGCATCTGTTTGAGGCCTTAATGTCATGCTATGAGGTGACTCAAGACAGCAAATGGTTAGCGCGTGCAGAAGAGATCTACCAACTGTTTAATAACTACTTCCTAGAAGATGACAAGATGCGCGAGTTCTTCGATATGGAGATGGGCACCTCTCATCCAGCCTGTCAGCATATCGACCCGGGTCACCACTATGAGTGGATCTGGCTACTGAACCACTATGCACACCTGTCGGGCAAGTCTCTTGGCCATCAGATGAAGGCACTTGAGTCTTTCGTTAAGCCTAACGGTCAAAATGCGAATGGATTAGTGCGTGATGAGATGCATCAAGATTGGAGTGAGTATCGCAACACCTCTCGTCTATGGTGCCAAACTGAATACCTAAAAGCTCAGATTGCCCTGTTTGAGCAGACTCAAGATGAGTCTTATATCCCTGAAATCGAGGGTGCAGTGAATCGCATCTTTGATGTCTATTTTGCCCCTGCTTTCCCTGGCGGTTGGGTTGATCAGGTGGATGAGCATGGAGCACATGTCTCTAAGACCGCACCGGCGAGCACCTTCTATCACATCTATGTGGCATTTACAGAATTATTAAGATTGAGCAATAGCATGAAAAAAGAAACCATCCCTTCATTTAATTTCGTTACCGGCAAGATCGACGGTGAAAACGTGATTGCAAAGAGCACTATCTTGTCTTCTCTAGAGGGCATCTTTAGTGATACTGAGGCGTTCGCCAAGCTCGATCCGAACAAGGTTATCTATAACGTAGAAATGGTGGCGGCTGAAGAGAAAAATGGTGAGTTGCACTTTGGTGTGTCTCATATCGAACCGGGTACGGTGGGTAATGAGTTCCATATCACTCGTGGTCACATCCATAAGGTCGAAGAGCAAGCGGAATACTATTTCGGTATTGCAGGTAACGGTCTACTGCTACTTCAAGATGAGGCAGGCGAGGTTACCTATCAAGACGTGTATCCGGGTAGCGTTAACTACATCACAGGCCATGTGGCGCATCGCCTAGTGAATATCGGTGATGAGAAACTGTCGGTGATGGCGGTATGGCCTGCAATTGCTGGCCACAACTATGCATTCAACAATGGCGAAGGCTTCAACGCACGCGTATTCAAGACAGAAACGGGTTACGAAATCAAATAA
- a CDS encoding phosphodiester glycosidase family protein — MITKFKFSPVAVMLTLALMGCDDSSDNNTTGNGDNDFGVNIITPPDDIEEQFLPVDPPVVDGTTGADSEQESTEISDYNEYHINSDLKLTRGELNHTKGSAIMSMEFLTGNGLDLLPIERSTGQFSMQTTSASANKELDKGINVIGAVNGDFYDTYDGWNLGIYTRDGVNYTGWDTNSEAAIVVKQDGEIDIMEASPYFELVWALNGGEFDRVKAVHYFDKQEHISKAFTSETPDAGSVTIYPGDSYRGSVDLSSLTGALVKPEVNGITVVANSDDSAQVQFAPLTGEVTELVRGDNSYVIPSGYALVVFNPDETNIAAGDLFEARFVTQDPAWADVKHAIGAGNKAHLLVKEGELSEGAVDEEALSSRTAFGIKGDGSSFFLTVDKPVGSATDGVTLKKLGQIMLGYGAVEAVNLDGGGSTTLVARMPGQKQNHVINVPADGSEREVANKLALTLDKDKATYPDDVAIYPRTMTILAGSVYESFMAIGYDGSTLAGSEVDKEFGISSIDIGRIDMDSGAFTASKQAAEGYVGVNVGDLQGFAQVEVVDRIDALLFDLVEVTVDAGGEVTLLPTLISDDEQVTYTPDQLEYQLSSDEFGQIDPETGVFHANDVQGAEVEATVKYQDKQASVLIKIGVPPEVVDDFETGVDGYVASGSRYQEVNIEPENENVFEGSTSLKLSWVTDPAQPGTFGAYVVDEAQQELIGYPQALGVNVYIPEELAGKEWWVRGSLVDNAGTAIGIDYNNEGDSLPEKGWHFMQAQIPEGYAPPLRMDEPFRFLVLETASRIDSHVVLDNFTTIYSSDTDLTGPSVTVTPADEETVDSQEVSVRLQLFDDSEVDFERTELILDGEDVSGSLQTNNIDAVWFDANGLADGWHKVEYRAFDKNGNVSAGDTLFDVVTDEARIYVESEHELIYPSGTFDFPVKVTKGEALGTFVLELTYDATKSQINVQPEDVLPTDVVEETGYWKGTFTGMDESSETLARVELTVDDYVQNSAISLGVSGALDGEAYYHPLIKQDVGGKYMLITDHTIKGQEKWLLVTDAQGKPARGVDVETFLYNIETDEVSDVRQLGTTDHTGRVLFQEVDVGPSREVYFRAYDDEGASLMSTLMSLEEQLTNLPSQVFITPGRDVSEVNVTWFTASTVEDTVAFYGSDGLNQTAPVTSSEILPFFYGEEPGVVRVHHALLTDLQPGTQYQYRVGHQGKLSETYSFTTDDQDDDVRIMLYGDTQTTGDGSINHGAPLVTELFDKMESQLPDTDLIMHVGDFTEDMSDYQLVRQFFDAISGEGRLASKLFVPTVGNHEVYNEGREKFEAIFNTPQNGPFGYPNQKSVYSFDYGNAHIAVLNTELFTDEEWRIMTDWLVNDMHGSDKPWKLVMLHRPPYNANPNSGNDMVNQYLPQAADAAGVDLVLSGHDHIYSRSVAVEDGKPNTEGVNYLIAGSASMKFYDAGQDGIVPIAEVLYDDDVHTFTTLHIHGEELTLESRNINGVLIDSKVLLNN, encoded by the coding sequence ATGATAACTAAGTTTAAATTCTCTCCAGTAGCAGTCATGCTGACGCTCGCTTTGATGGGCTGTGATGACTCTTCTGACAACAATACAACAGGTAATGGCGACAACGACTTTGGCGTTAACATCATTACACCTCCGGACGATATCGAAGAACAGTTTCTGCCTGTTGATCCACCTGTGGTTGATGGAACCACTGGCGCGGACAGTGAGCAGGAATCTACCGAAATATCCGACTACAACGAATATCACATCAACTCGGATTTGAAGCTGACTCGTGGTGAACTTAATCACACTAAAGGCTCGGCCATCATGTCGATGGAGTTCTTGACTGGAAACGGTCTAGACCTCCTGCCTATTGAGCGCTCGACAGGTCAATTCTCTATGCAAACAACCAGTGCGTCGGCGAATAAGGAGCTTGATAAGGGCATCAATGTTATCGGTGCGGTGAACGGAGACTTTTACGATACCTATGACGGATGGAACCTAGGTATCTACACCCGAGATGGTGTCAATTACACAGGTTGGGACACCAACAGTGAAGCGGCTATCGTAGTCAAACAAGATGGCGAAATAGACATCATGGAAGCGTCTCCCTATTTTGAGCTAGTTTGGGCTCTCAATGGTGGAGAGTTTGACCGAGTTAAAGCGGTTCACTATTTCGACAAGCAGGAGCACATCAGTAAAGCCTTTACCTCAGAGACACCTGATGCGGGTTCTGTGACCATCTATCCTGGAGATAGCTATCGTGGGAGCGTGGACCTGTCGAGTTTGACCGGGGCGTTGGTGAAACCTGAAGTGAACGGTATAACCGTTGTGGCAAATAGTGACGATTCGGCCCAAGTACAGTTCGCCCCTTTAACCGGTGAGGTCACCGAGCTTGTTCGCGGCGACAACAGTTATGTTATCCCGTCTGGTTATGCCCTTGTGGTGTTTAACCCAGATGAGACGAACATAGCAGCAGGCGACCTATTTGAAGCTAGGTTTGTCACCCAAGACCCTGCTTGGGCTGATGTTAAGCACGCCATCGGTGCAGGTAACAAAGCGCACTTGCTGGTGAAAGAGGGAGAGTTGTCAGAGGGAGCTGTTGATGAGGAGGCGCTGAGCAGTCGCACCGCATTTGGAATCAAAGGCGATGGTTCGTCCTTCTTCTTGACTGTGGACAAGCCTGTTGGATCCGCCACCGATGGGGTTACCTTAAAGAAACTTGGACAGATCATGCTGGGTTATGGTGCAGTGGAAGCGGTGAACCTAGATGGAGGGGGCTCGACGACGCTGGTGGCAAGAATGCCGGGACAAAAACAGAACCATGTGATCAATGTCCCTGCTGATGGTAGTGAGCGCGAGGTTGCCAATAAGCTGGCTCTTACTCTTGATAAAGACAAAGCGACTTACCCAGATGATGTGGCTATTTATCCAAGAACCATGACCATATTGGCCGGTTCAGTGTACGAGAGTTTTATGGCGATTGGCTATGATGGCTCAACACTGGCAGGCAGTGAAGTGGATAAAGAGTTTGGAATTAGCTCGATTGATATTGGTCGAATTGACATGGACTCAGGTGCCTTTACTGCATCGAAACAGGCGGCTGAAGGTTATGTGGGTGTCAACGTGGGGGATCTGCAAGGCTTTGCTCAGGTTGAGGTTGTGGACCGTATCGACGCTTTGCTATTTGACCTTGTTGAGGTAACAGTGGATGCCGGTGGTGAAGTTACGTTGCTACCAACCCTGATCTCTGATGATGAGCAAGTGACCTACACCCCAGACCAACTTGAATATCAGTTAAGTAGCGATGAGTTTGGCCAGATCGATCCTGAAACCGGTGTGTTCCATGCCAACGATGTTCAGGGCGCAGAGGTTGAAGCGACCGTGAAATATCAAGATAAGCAAGCGAGTGTTCTGATCAAAATAGGTGTACCACCAGAGGTGGTCGATGATTTTGAGACCGGAGTGGATGGGTATGTTGCGAGTGGCTCTAGATATCAAGAGGTTAATATAGAGCCAGAGAATGAAAATGTGTTTGAGGGTAGCACGTCGTTAAAGCTAAGTTGGGTCACGGATCCTGCCCAGCCCGGCACATTTGGTGCTTATGTCGTCGATGAGGCGCAGCAAGAGCTTATTGGCTATCCACAAGCACTGGGTGTGAACGTCTATATTCCAGAGGAACTGGCTGGAAAAGAGTGGTGGGTACGAGGCTCTCTAGTTGACAATGCAGGCACTGCAATTGGCATCGACTATAACAATGAGGGTGATAGCTTGCCGGAGAAGGGCTGGCACTTTATGCAAGCTCAGATACCAGAAGGTTATGCTCCGCCGTTGAGAATGGATGAACCTTTCCGTTTCTTGGTATTGGAGACGGCTAGCCGAATTGATTCGCATGTTGTGCTGGATAACTTTACCACCATTTACAGCAGTGATACTGACCTAACTGGGCCAAGTGTTACGGTAACCCCTGCCGATGAAGAGACGGTCGACAGCCAAGAGGTTTCGGTTCGCCTGCAGCTTTTTGACGATTCTGAGGTGGACTTTGAGCGTACCGAGCTGATCCTTGATGGTGAAGACGTTAGCGGTTCGCTGCAAACCAATAATATTGATGCGGTCTGGTTTGATGCCAATGGCTTGGCTGATGGCTGGCACAAGGTGGAATATCGAGCATTTGATAAGAATGGTAATGTCTCTGCGGGAGATACGCTATTTGATGTAGTGACTGATGAAGCGCGTATTTACGTCGAATCGGAACATGAACTCATCTATCCATCGGGCACCTTTGATTTCCCAGTAAAAGTGACCAAGGGTGAAGCGCTAGGTACTTTTGTGTTGGAGCTTACTTATGATGCCACTAAGTCGCAGATTAATGTTCAGCCTGAGGATGTTTTACCTACTGATGTTGTAGAGGAAACAGGTTACTGGAAGGGCACCTTTACAGGTATGGACGAAAGCTCTGAGACACTGGCTCGTGTGGAGCTGACTGTCGACGACTATGTTCAGAACAGCGCGATATCCTTGGGCGTGAGTGGTGCCCTCGACGGTGAGGCCTATTATCATCCGCTCATCAAGCAAGATGTAGGCGGCAAATACATGCTGATCACCGACCATACCATTAAAGGTCAGGAGAAGTGGTTACTGGTTACCGATGCACAAGGTAAACCTGCCCGCGGGGTTGATGTAGAAACTTTCCTTTACAACATTGAAACCGATGAAGTCTCAGATGTACGTCAGTTGGGCACTACGGATCATACAGGGCGAGTGCTGTTTCAAGAGGTGGACGTAGGCCCAAGCCGAGAGGTCTATTTTAGAGCTTATGATGATGAAGGTGCCTCGTTGATGTCCACCTTAATGTCACTGGAAGAGCAGTTAACGAACTTACCGAGCCAAGTGTTTATTACCCCAGGTCGGGATGTGAGTGAGGTGAACGTGACTTGGTTTACTGCCTCGACGGTGGAAGATACGGTAGCTTTTTATGGCTCTGACGGATTGAACCAAACAGCTCCTGTAACCTCATCTGAAATCCTACCGTTTTTCTACGGTGAGGAGCCAGGGGTGGTTCGTGTTCATCATGCACTGCTGACAGATCTTCAGCCTGGTACTCAGTATCAGTATCGAGTGGGTCATCAAGGGAAGCTAAGCGAAACCTATAGCTTTACCACCGATGATCAAGACGATGATGTGCGTATCATGCTGTACGGCGACACTCAAACAACCGGTGATGGCAGTATTAATCATGGCGCACCTTTGGTGACAGAACTGTTTGATAAAATGGAGAGCCAACTGCCAGATACGGATCTTATCATGCATGTGGGTGACTTCACTGAAGATATGAGTGACTACCAATTAGTGCGTCAGTTCTTCGATGCGATTTCTGGTGAAGGTCGCTTAGCGTCGAAACTATTCGTTCCTACAGTGGGCAACCATGAGGTGTATAACGAAGGGCGTGAGAAATTCGAAGCTATCTTCAACACACCGCAGAACGGGCCTTTTGGCTATCCGAACCAGAAATCTGTGTATAGCTTTGATTACGGCAATGCCCATATCGCAGTGTTGAATACCGAGCTCTTTACCGATGAAGAGTGGCGTATCATGACCGACTGGTTAGTGAATGATATGCACGGCTCTGACAAGCCATGGAAGCTAGTGATGTTGCATCGTCCACCGTATAACGCCAACCCGAATTCGGGGAACGATATGGTGAATCAGTATCTACCACAGGCTGCGGATGCAGCGGGGGTCGACCTTGTACTGTCAGGCCATGACCACATCTACTCTCGCAGTGTTGCGGTTGAAGATGGCAAGCCCAATACTGAAGGAGTGAACTATCTGATAGCAGGTTCTGCTTCAATGAAG
- a CDS encoding alpha/beta hydrolase produces the protein MQELDLSRLITLEAFPMAQLGRTRRVQVYLPKGYTESNRSYPVIYMHDGQTIFDGENAFGGRNWHVHSSLDHFFDDQSGVILVGIDNGTEHNGLCRMYEYSPWPMDQAFELPSWDPAVKQSGGQGKAYVEFIVNELKPYIDANYRTQSQREFTAIAGSSMGGYISLYAALEHPNTFSKAGVFSPALWFNEQEMLAYLSKAEPQQPTQIYLDMGTDETSDHTLEFEKIYLAGAEKLNAVLSEKPLLDLKYIIGEGDKHDGDAWGRRFPEMLEHFYAD, from the coding sequence ATGCAAGAGTTAGATTTATCTCGCCTGATCACTCTAGAGGCCTTTCCCATGGCGCAGCTAGGTCGTACTAGACGGGTTCAGGTCTATCTGCCAAAGGGGTATACGGAGTCTAATCGTTCTTATCCCGTGATCTATATGCATGATGGGCAGACCATATTTGATGGCGAAAATGCCTTTGGTGGACGTAACTGGCATGTGCACTCCAGCCTAGACCACTTCTTTGATGACCAAAGCGGTGTGATCCTAGTGGGAATTGACAATGGCACGGAACATAACGGTTTGTGTCGAATGTACGAATACTCGCCATGGCCTATGGATCAGGCCTTTGAGCTGCCTAGCTGGGATCCTGCGGTTAAGCAGTCCGGTGGACAGGGTAAGGCGTATGTGGAGTTTATCGTCAACGAGCTTAAGCCTTATATTGATGCCAACTACCGTACCCAGTCCCAGCGAGAATTCACCGCGATTGCCGGCAGCTCTATGGGTGGATACATCAGCTTGTATGCAGCATTGGAACATCCGAACACCTTTTCTAAAGCCGGTGTCTTTTCGCCTGCGTTGTGGTTTAACGAACAAGAAATGTTGGCTTATCTGAGTAAGGCTGAACCGCAACAGCCAACGCAGATTTATCTGGATATGGGTACAGATGAAACCAGTGACCACACTCTCGAGTTCGAGAAGATCTATCTGGCGGGTGCGGAAAAACTCAACGCTGTTTTGAGTGAGAAGCCTTTACTGGACCTTAAGTACATTATTGGCGAAGGAGATAAGCACGACGGTGATGCCTGGGGCAGGCGTTTTCCTGAAATGCTTGAGCACTTCTACGCCGATTAA
- a CDS encoding ChbG/HpnK family deacetylase, whose product MKKVIINVDDFGVCEEYNKYVKELIDNDKVSSASILVNRNAQSAQDALLFAQQCKKNVSFGLHLDLSDYFQFDALGLWGRDEEHIIEEYREIIEEKRTDIRLDIEQQFKTFANYNVPISHLDGHHNIHLFPEIRDILLPIMLGYNVLKCRFFDDFYLKSENLEQTQNLYQALGVKTPNNLIFGVPTETNKFLIDGVNEVMIHATFGTEQGGTEFDNLMTGQCFNEAELITYYDI is encoded by the coding sequence ATGAAAAAAGTAATAATAAATGTAGATGATTTTGGGGTATGCGAAGAATACAATAAGTACGTCAAGGAACTGATAGATAACGATAAGGTTTCTAGTGCCTCAATTCTGGTGAATCGAAATGCACAGAGCGCCCAAGACGCACTTTTATTTGCCCAGCAGTGTAAGAAAAACGTGAGCTTTGGTCTTCATCTTGATCTGAGTGATTATTTTCAATTTGATGCTCTCGGCCTATGGGGAAGAGACGAAGAGCACATTATTGAAGAGTATCGCGAGATCATTGAAGAGAAGCGCACTGATATTCGCTTGGATATCGAGCAACAATTTAAAACCTTTGCCAATTATAATGTGCCAATCTCGCATCTAGATGGGCATCACAATATCCACCTTTTCCCTGAAATTAGGGATATCTTATTACCCATAATGCTGGGCTATAACGTTCTTAAATGTCGATTTTTCGACGACTTTTATCTAAAAAGTGAAAACCTAGAACAGACTCAAAACTTATATCAGGCACTTGGCGTGAAGACCCCAAATAATCTTATCTTTGGGGTGCCAACTGAAACGAATAAGTTCCTTATCGATGGGGTTAATGAGGTGATGATCCATGCCACCTTTGGCACTGAGCAAGGGGGCACAGAGTTTGATAACCTGATGACAGGCCAGTGCTTTAATGAGGCTGAGCTTATCACCTACTACGACATCTAG